In Sorangium aterium, the genomic stretch ACATCGATGGTTCCGACGAAGACAAAGCCGCTGCCGTCGCCGAGCCAGCTCGCCGTCGTGAGCGAGGGCCGCACCTGGCCTGCGCCGTAGCCCTCATCCACGAGCTTCGTGGGGCTGGTGCCGCCCGCTCTCGGATAGAGAAAGATGCCCTGATCCTCCGAATTCACGCACACGCTGTGAATGAGGAGGATTTCGCCGGTGGCCGGGTTGACCGAAGGTTCTATCACCGTGCAGCTCAACACCGTGGGGAAGGGCTCCGGCAAGCCACCTCCCGCGGGCACGCGCCACGGGAACGAGCCTCCTTGGAGGCTCGTCCCCTCGTACCACCAGTTGCCAAAGTCATAGAGAATGCCGGTGCCGTCGGCCGTGAACCTCGGTGCGTCCACCGAGATTTCGAAGTTCGTACGGCCCTCGCCGTCGTTGGGAAACACCGGCGTGAGGCGGCGGAAGTCGGTCCCGTCGGTGGCGAGGCTCCAGAGGCGGCGGGTCGCGAGGTGGGTGTCGTTGTCTTCCTTGGTGGGGCCGTAGAGCGAGGCGAGGACGATGCGGGTGCGGTCGGGCGAGAGGGTATGGCCCCAGATCTCCCAACCTTCACTGCCGTCGCCGCGCAGATCGGTGACGATGCGCTCGGCGCCGGTCGCGAAGTCTCGCGCGATGAGATGATCGTGATCGGCCGTCTCTGCGCGCACGTAGAGGAACGTGCCGGCCGGGAGGGCACCCGCGCCGGTGGACGAGCCACCGCTGCCGGAAGCGCCCGTGCCGCCCGATGTGCCGGTGCTGCCGGAGGAGCCGCTCGGACCAGCGCCCCCGCCGCCGGAGGTGCCCGCGCTGCCGGAGGTGCCCGCGCTGCCGGACGTGCCCGCGCCGGTGCCCGATGTACCGGTGGACGACGCGGTCTCGATTGTGCACGCCAACGTCGAGCTCGCGACGATCGCAACGAGACTGAAAACTGGCCAACTGTTCTTCGTCGGAGTCATGCGACCAGCCTAACAAACTCTACTCAGGCGCATTTGTCTTTCAATCCGGCTGGATCTCGGGCTCGACCAGGTGCGCTCGAGCCCCATCGTCGGCTTCGACTTCGAGCTCAGGACCGTCGAGTATGTGCGCCAGGGTCGCATCGAGGCCACGCACATCCGGCGGCACTATTACGAGGGGTACCTCGATGGCCAACGTGCGACGAAGCTGCTCGGAGCGGTTTGTCGATGGCGCGATTGCCGTCCCGCTTGCGTTTCGGAGCGGGCTTGTCGTCCGCCATCGCGGACTCTTCCGGCCTCGCAGGGCGTCGTCGCTGGCTCAGCTACCCGACTAGGGGATTTCGGGGTCGGTGTGCCTTCGCCACTCGTTCCGCGCGCTTGAGTAGGCGGTCCGGGCGGCGAGCTCGCGTTCCACGCCGGTGATGGCGGGCATCTTGCGATGGCACAGCTCCCCGGGAAGGGTGATCTCCACCTGAGTTCGTGCTTCACGCAGCGTGCCGGGCCATCCGCCGGCGGCGGGGCGGCCTTCTCGATGGAGGTCTTGACGCCAACGCCTGGCCCACGCCTGGCCCAGCGCGTTGGCGCTCTGCTCGATGAATCGTTGCCGCACGGTCGCCTGCGCCGAGCCGTCCTGGTCGGTTGCTGGCTCTGACGGGGCGCGCTCGGCGCCCTGGCTCGGCGCTGCGCGCTTCACTCGATGACCGCGGGCTGAGGCCCCGGGACGATCCCTGCGATGTCCGGATCCTCTCCCGGTGTCCCGCTGACGGCGGAGCCCTTTCCCGTGCGGCGCGCGAGACGGTTCGCGTCTTTCTCGCGCTGCTTCTCTTGCCGTTCGCGTTCCTTTTGCCGCTTCAATGCTCCCTGCTTCTGCATGCGGAATCGGCCTTTCGGCGCCTCTGGGCGCGTTCTTCAGCACCTCATGGTGCGTCCTGAGAGCGCAGGCGTGGCGGCGCACGAGCGCCGCCACGCCGCGCCCGTGATCAGTACCGGTCGCGACCGCCGCCGCCGCCGAAGCCGCGCGCCGGACGCTCCTGCGCTTCGTTGACCTTCAGCGCGCGGCCATCGAGCATGGCGCCGTTCAGCTGCGAGATGGCGCTGTTCGCGGCCTGAGCCGTGCCCATGGTCACGAACGCGAAGCCGCGCGGCTGCCCCGTCTCGCGGTCGGTCGGCATCGCGATCTCACGGACCTCGCCGGCCGCGGCGAACGCGGACTCGAGGGTCTCGCGGGTGGTGTTGAACGAAAGATTTCCTACGTAGAGACGATTTCCCATGCCATCCTGCTCTTTTACGGCTTTCTGGTGCGCTCTGCGGCGCTCTCGCGCCTGCCATCCGACGAAGCCGTGACGGATCGAACGGAGACGTGCGGCGCGGAACTCCCGCGCGATCACACGGTGCGTCGTCCAGTCGTCCGAGCGAGCCGCAATCTCCCTCACGAGTGAGGGAAGAGGGAAAGCGTCGTTATCGAGGGCCAGGGACGGTCGTGAGGAGGGCATCCTAGCCCGGTGCATCGTCGTCCGCAAGCGGGCCGTTCCGTCTTCCGTCGCCGACCCTGCCGCCGACCGCAGGCAGCCGGCGAACAACGAAGTTGCATGGGGGCGAAATGGCCCATGTCCGCGATCGCCGTGCACCTCGGCCCCGGACCCTGCGATGGCCCGCCGTGAGCTGAGCGGGGGCCTGGCGCCTGCGCCCGCGCCCCTCGCGACCGCGCAGCGTGCTGAACGGGCCCGGCCCCCGGCGCGAGAACGTCAATCTCACGTTGACATCCGCTCGCCCTGGACCGGGGTTAGGCGGCAGGGGAGCGCGCGCCGGCCTCACGGGTCGTGCGCGATCCGGTAAATCCCCGGGATCAACGCCGGCAGCGGGCCATCGTACAGCGTCGCGGTGCGCCGCTCCTCCTTGCGGACGTGGTACTCGAACACGCAGCGGAGGGAGAAGAACACCCGCCCTTCCCCCGCGACGATCCCTATCTGATCGAGGTGCATGGGAAACACATACTCCCGCTCCTCGAGCTGCACATGGATGTGCATCCGCAGGTCGGGCATCGCGAAGGCGAGGTCCCCGCCGCGCAGGCCGTGCGTGAGCCGGATCCCGTCGCCCGGCCTCGGCTCGCCGCCTGGCTCGATCATCATGCCCGGGTGCCCCATGTTGAAGAACGTGGGGAGGATGTCCCTGTGCCCCACCTTGAATTCGGGCGCCCTGTCAGGCGTGAGCCGGCTCGGGTCCGGCGCGACGGCGCTCGTCGCGGCCTTCACGCGGAGCGCGCCCTCGGCGGGGTAATAGCCCAGGCCGACGGGATCGGGGGAGTCGCCGAACGAGCGGAGCAGCCGGTTCGGGTCCTCGAGGTTGGGCAGCGGCTTCCCGAGGGCGCTCTTCGCGTCGAGGTAGAACCCTCGCCCCGACGGGTTGGGCGTGAAGGGCATGTCGAGCCCGTAGTCGGTAGGGCACGTCCCGCCGAAGGCGCGCCCGTAGTCGAGCTCCATCGAGACGAACGACTCCGGCTCGCTCGGGACCAGGGCGCCGCCGGCCCCGGGCGCCCAGGAGCGGTCGCCGAAGACGGCGATCCGCCGCCGGAAGGTCCGGCCCACCTCGAGCTCGACGTCGAGGCGCTGCCTCGCCGCGCCGCCGGGCTGGCGCACCTTCCCGCCGAGCAGCACGTCGATCCCGCCCATGTAGAACGGCTTGTCCCCGGGCATCTTGCCGAGCGCCGTCGCGACGGGCTCGCCCGAGATCGGCCACGGCTCGTCGGGCGTGGCGACGAGCGCGCCGCCGGCGACCCGGAAGGTGGGCCGCGCGATCGCGCAGCCCAGCATGTGGTCGTCGCTGCGCGCCGACGCCGTCCTGAGGAGCTGCGCCGGGTGCCTTGTCTCGTTGCGAAGCTTCACGGATCGAGCCCTCTCCGCCGCGGCGCCGCGCTCAGCAGTTCAGGCGCACGGTGCCGCCGTCGAGCTTCTCCGTGGCGCTCCCGTTGGTCACGTAGATCCCGTCCGAGGTGATCTCGATCTTCGCGGACTTGCCCTCGGCGTCGGTCGAATTGCCGATCTCGAGGACGATCTTCTTCTGGGCCCGGATGCGGATCGTCGAGTCGGCGAACAGGGCGAGATCGGGTCCGCCGATCTGGACCTCCTGCTCCGACTCGACGCGCACCTCTCCGGCGCACGTCATCTCCAGCGCGCCGTCGGTCACCGCCCACTCGAGCGAGCCCGCGCTGAGCGTGCAGTGCCCATCGACGACCTGCTGCATCGTGCCGCCGATCGAGAGGGTGAGGTTGCCCGTGACACGCCTCGACTCGTCGTCCAGGGAAGAGATCGCGTGCGCCCCGGTGACGACGACCGTCCGATCGCCGCTGACCTTGACCGACTCGTCCCCGCCGACGCACGCGCTGCGGTCCCCGGCGACGATGTCGCGGCGGTCCCCGACGACGCTCGCCGTGTGGTCGCCCGCGACCGAGAGCCAGCTGTCGGCGCCGACCGAGGTGGTCTGATCCGCGGCCACCGTCCTGGTCTCGGCCGCGCCCACGGTCACGGTGCGCGCGCCCGCGACCGTCACCGCCTCCGCGCCGCCGACGGTCTTCGTGCGGTCGCCCGTCACCGCGAGCGCATCGTCGCCGCCGACGTTGCGGCGCGCGTCGTTCAGGGCCTCGACCTTGAGGTCGCGCTGGGCGCGGAGGTAGACCTCTTCCCGGCCTGACTGGTCCTCGAAGCGGAGCTCGTTGTACCCGCCGCCTCCCGGGGTGCTCTGCGTCCGCAAGGCCGATCTGGTCTTCTCGGCGGGGAGCGCGTACGGGTAGGGGCTCACGACCGTGTACACCCGGCCGGTCACGATGGGCCGGTCCGGATCGCCGTCGAGGAACTCGACGAGCACCGCGCTCCCGACGCGCGGGATGTGCATCGCCCCGTAGCCGGCCCCCGACGCCATCTGGGCGACGTGGACCCAGCACGCGTTCTCCGAGGCGCTGCCGTTGCGATCCCAGTGCAGCCTGACCCTCACGCGCCCATCGCCGTCCGTCTCGATCTCGGCCCCCTGCGTCCCGACGACGGTCGCGGCCTGCGGGCCGGCGATGCGCGGCTTTGGCGTCCTGCACGGGGGCCGGAAGGCGACGCCGGCAGGGACGCACTCGAACGTGCAGCGGTACCCCTCCTTGCTGTCGAACCGGGCCGCGTGCTCGAGCCGGGTGACGAGGTACTCCGCGTTGAAGCTCTCCCTCGGATGATCCTCGAGCCGGAACCGCGCGCCGGGCGCGAGCCGCACGGAGCAGGCCTCGCCCTGTCCCACGGCGGCGGTCGCCTGGAGCGCGTCGAGGCGGACCTCCGCCGCGGGGCTGGCCGGGTACGCGAACACGGCGAGGTCCGTGTGGCGCCCCTTCTCGGCCGCCGTGTCCACGACCGAGGCGGGGTTCTCGAACGGCACGTCGCGCGTCGTGACCTTCCCCGGCCGGACCCGCTGCGCGAAGCGGAACGAATCGATGCCTTCTCCCGTGTGGAGCGCCCCCGTCACCGACCGATACCGGAGCTCCTCCGGGGAGATGGGCGAGTGGACCTGCGCCGTGTCGGAGATCATCAGGGTCGCGCCAGCGTCGGTGTGCTCGAAGTAATAGAAGATGCCCTCTTCCTCCATGAGGCGGCTGAGGAACGCCCAGTCCGACTCGCGGTACTGGACGCAGACGTCGCGCGCCTCGTAGCTGCGCTGGAGCACGATCTCGTAACGCCGGACGCCGCCGAGCTTGAGCACCCGCTCGATGACCTCGGCCGTGGTGACGCCCTGGAAGATGCGGCAATCGTACCGCTGGTCGAGGAGCCAGACCTCCGGCACCAGGGTGGCGCGGTAGGCGGCGCGGTGCTCCGACGTGTGGACCTGCTCGAACCCGCTGACGATCCCGTGCAGGTGGCGGGCGCTGGCGCCGTGATCGAGCGTCAGCACGGCCGACTCGGCGACGAGCGCGTCGAGGTCGAGGTCGGTGTCGGCGCACTCGACGGTGATGTCGAAGGCGTAGAGCTGCGACATCGCCTCCGCGCCTGAGAGCTCCTTCACCTCGAGCGAGGTCTTGAGTCCATCGATCGTGAGTCGTGCGCGGACGAGGGGCGGTGCCACGGCCATGAGAACCTCGGAAGAGTTTCGACCATCAGAGCCGATGTCGCGCCGATGTGCAAACCCGTCGCGCGGGCCGGGCGAGCTGTGCGGTGCAGGTGCGATGTGCCGCGCCTCGATGGGCCCGCTCGGTACGCCGTGGCACGGCCGTGCGTGAAGGTCCTGGAGCCGCTGCTCACCCGGCGCGCAGCGTCTTCATGGCGCCGGCCCACGCGATCAGCTGATCGAGCAAGGCGCCGACGGACTTCTCGTGGCGGGGGCGGGGCTTGAACACGCTGAAATTTTCGAAGTCGTCGAACAGAGAGAGCATGACCTGCGCGCGCACGTCCGCGATCTGGAGCTCGGCCATCACGAGCCGGAGCTGCTCGACGGCGCGTGAGCCTCCCGCGCTGCCGTAGCTCACGAAGCCAGCCGCCTTGTTGTTCCACTCCTTGTACAGGTAATCGATCGCGTTCTTGAGCGCGCCCGAGGTGCCGTGGTTGTACTCCGGCGTGACGAACACGAAGGCGTCGAACGGATCGATCTTCGCCGCCCAGGCCTTGGTGTGAGGCTTCGTGTACTGTCCCATCGACGGGGGCGCCGGCTCGTCGAGCAACGGCAGGTCGAAATCCTTGATATCGACGAGCTCGTAGTCGGCGCCGCCCTTCTTCGCCGCCACGTCGTGCACCCACTTCGCGACAGCCTCGCCGTTGCGGCCCGGCCGCGTGCTCCCCAGGATGATCGCCACCTTCAACATGTCTTCTCTCCAAGGCAATAGCCCCTCTCCGCTCGAGCCGACAGGCGGCGTGATGCGCATTCCCACGACGCCGCGGTGGAGGGGAGGGGGCTCACGAGGTTGCTACCAGCTCGACGCTACTACCAGCCAGGCAGGCGTCGCGCCAGCCAGGTGTCGCGGGAGCGCGCGACCGCTCGACCCGCACCGCCGCTTGCACATCCGCGCGCCGAGGCAGCGACCGCTGGTAGATCGTGCGGGCGTGCGCGAGGAGGGCTCCGGCGCCAAGGCAGCCTGAGCCGTCGACCGATCGCCTCGTGGACAGCTCGGGTCGCTGCCGCAATTCGTTCTCAGGCATGCGGCGCCAGCCGGGGGACCGCCGCTCCAGGACCTTCACGCACGGCCGCGCGGCGTGCCGAGTCAAGCCACTTCCCTCCGATTGATTGCGTCCGGTTCATGGCATGACACGGCGCGCGCCGTCGCGATGGCGGCGCCGCGCGGCCTGTCTCCCGTGTAGACACGCGCCGGCGTCGGAGATTTGCTTGCGCCTTTTATAATTAGTATTTACTTGCGGCCTTGGTCCGTTCGTGAACAATCAGCTCGACGGCGCGGTCGAGATGATCGTCAATCCGGGCGATCGCCGCGGTCGCGTCGAGACTCTTCCTTTTGGCCGTGGCAGCGCGTGATCGAGGGGCAGCCTCGCGCGCGGCCGGCAGTGGAGATCAAGAGCCATGACCGACAAGAAGCAAGGAGCACCTTCGTCCAGCTCGACCCCTACCCGTCGCCAGGTGCTGAAGCAGGCGGTGGGCCTCGGCGCGGGGCTCGCCGCCACGAGCTTGCTCGGTGGCGAGGCGTCGGCGGCGCCGCGCATCCGCTCCGGGACGTTCACGACGAGCGACGGGGTCGCCCTCAACTACCTGGAGGCGGGGAGGGGGAGGCCGCTGCTGCTCCTGCACGGGTGGTCCCAGTCGGCCGCGCTGTACAGGGCGCAGATCCTCGCCTTCTCGCGGCACCACCATGTCTTCGCGCTCGACTGGCGCGGACATGGCGAGTCGGAGAAGCCCGAGCGCGGCTACCGCGTGGCCCGCTTCAGCAGGGATCTTTACGAATTCATCCACGGGATGAGGTTCAAGCACCTCTCCGTGCTCGGTCACTCGATGGGGTGCGGCGCGCTCTACAGCTACTGGGACAACTACGGGGGTTGCGACCTGGACCGCCTGATCCTCGTCGACGTGGGCCCGGCGATGACGGCGTGGCCCGACTGGTCCGCGGAAGAGGCGGTCGAGGCGGGGGCCCTGTTCACCCCGCAGTCGCTCCACGAGACGGCGGCCGCGCTGCGCGGGCCCGACGGGATCGCCACGACCTACGGGCTCGTGGCCACCATGTTCACCCCCGGCTACCCGGCGGATCAGCTCGCCCTGGTCGTCGAGCAGAACCTGAAGCTCCCGCGCGAGTACGCCGCCAAGCTGCTCGTGGACCAGGCCGAGCAGGACTGGAGGGACGTGATCCCGCGGATCGACGTGCCCAC encodes the following:
- a CDS encoding alpha/beta fold hydrolase, producing MTDKKQGAPSSSSTPTRRQVLKQAVGLGAGLAATSLLGGEASAAPRIRSGTFTTSDGVALNYLEAGRGRPLLLLHGWSQSAALYRAQILAFSRHHHVFALDWRGHGESEKPERGYRVARFSRDLYEFIHGMRFKHLSVLGHSMGCGALYSYWDNYGGCDLDRLILVDVGPAMTAWPDWSAEEAVEAGALFTPQSLHETAAALRGPDGIATTYGLVATMFTPGYPADQLALVVEQNLKLPREYAAKLLVDQAEQDWRDVIPRIDVPTLVVGGEASIFNPISQQWVADQIPGAELILFGADEGGSHFMWLENPEKFNEDVLDFLG
- a CDS encoding RNA recognition motif domain-containing protein codes for the protein MGNRLYVGNLSFNTTRETLESAFAAAGEVREIAMPTDRETGQPRGFAFVTMGTAQAANSAISQLNGAMLDGRALKVNEAQERPARGFGGGGGRDRY
- a CDS encoding type VI secretion system Vgr family protein, with amino-acid sequence MAPPLVRARLTIDGLKTSLEVKELSGAEAMSQLYAFDITVECADTDLDLDALVAESAVLTLDHGASARHLHGIVSGFEQVHTSEHRAAYRATLVPEVWLLDQRYDCRIFQGVTTAEVIERVLKLGGVRRYEIVLQRSYEARDVCVQYRESDWAFLSRLMEEEGIFYYFEHTDAGATLMISDTAQVHSPISPEELRYRSVTGALHTGEGIDSFRFAQRVRPGKVTTRDVPFENPASVVDTAAEKGRHTDLAVFAYPASPAAEVRLDALQATAAVGQGEACSVRLAPGARFRLEDHPRESFNAEYLVTRLEHAARFDSKEGYRCTFECVPAGVAFRPPCRTPKPRIAGPQAATVVGTQGAEIETDGDGRVRVRLHWDRNGSASENACWVHVAQMASGAGYGAMHIPRVGSAVLVEFLDGDPDRPIVTGRVYTVVSPYPYALPAEKTRSALRTQSTPGGGGYNELRFEDQSGREEVYLRAQRDLKVEALNDARRNVGGDDALAVTGDRTKTVGGAEAVTVAGARTVTVGAAETRTVAADQTTSVGADSWLSVAGDHTASVVGDRRDIVAGDRSACVGGDESVKVSGDRTVVVTGAHAISSLDDESRRVTGNLTLSIGGTMQQVVDGHCTLSAGSLEWAVTDGALEMTCAGEVRVESEQEVQIGGPDLALFADSTIRIRAQKKIVLEIGNSTDAEGKSAKIEITSDGIYVTNGSATEKLDGGTVRLNC
- a CDS encoding DUF2169 domain-containing protein; the protein is MKLRNETRHPAQLLRTASARSDDHMLGCAIARPTFRVAGGALVATPDEPWPISGEPVATALGKMPGDKPFYMGGIDVLLGGKVRQPGGAARQRLDVELEVGRTFRRRIAVFGDRSWAPGAGGALVPSEPESFVSMELDYGRAFGGTCPTDYGLDMPFTPNPSGRGFYLDAKSALGKPLPNLEDPNRLLRSFGDSPDPVGLGYYPAEGALRVKAATSAVAPDPSRLTPDRAPEFKVGHRDILPTFFNMGHPGMMIEPGGEPRPGDGIRLTHGLRGGDLAFAMPDLRMHIHVQLEEREYVFPMHLDQIGIVAGEGRVFFSLRCVFEYHVRKEERRTATLYDGPLPALIPGIYRIAHDP
- a CDS encoding NADPH-dependent FMN reductase, translated to MLKVAIILGSTRPGRNGEAVAKWVHDVAAKKGGADYELVDIKDFDLPLLDEPAPPSMGQYTKPHTKAWAAKIDPFDAFVFVTPEYNHGTSGALKNAIDYLYKEWNNKAAGFVSYGSAGGSRAVEQLRLVMAELQIADVRAQVMLSLFDDFENFSVFKPRPRHEKSVGALLDQLIAWAGAMKTLRAG